From a single Nothobranchius furzeri strain GRZ-AD chromosome 9, NfurGRZ-RIMD1, whole genome shotgun sequence genomic region:
- the LOC107381861 gene encoding beta-1,3-galactosyltransferase 1, with translation MTNQTNGKWRQVSHRHCIFIVLSVGVVLFLQYSSIKEMAPAWNPKQWMQNHSTKLFILFRKQYIGLGNANRSEVEAISTGNVTTPYSTAAIISAELPQVERISSTQKPKTKRQTTVSPEVIQQVLQPQTARPTPGTYISPGPYLVEYPYEYHFTINEPQKCEQGKPFVVLMVPVAPHNIAHREVVRSTWGTESLVLDKVVMLFFLLGMQTGDDSNQVHEQLLHESKEHKDLIQSDFVDCYKNLTIKTMVMLEWLNLYCSNASYAMKIDSDMFLHVPNLVQLLINAPKTNYMTGLVAHGGQVLRNPSSKWFLPHELFSPSVYPPYALGLGYILSLDLTNKLIEASRHVKAVYIEDVYLGLCMQHLGLVPTDPPGGSLFHVFPLKYDQCVFSKIIATTVEPFNDRVKMWTHFKAEGPYC, from the coding sequence ATGACAAACCAGACCAATGGGAAGTGGCGTCAGGTGTCACACCGTCACTGTATTTTCATTGTTCTTAGTGTGGGAGTCGTGCTTTTCCTGCAGTACAGCAGTATAAAAGAGATGGCACCAGCTTGGAATCCTAAACAATGGATGCAAAATCATTCAACTAAACTGTTTATCCTATTTAGAAAACAATATATTGGATTAGGAAACGCAAATAGATCTGAGGTTGAGGCCATATCTACTGGAAATGTGACCACACCCTACTCAACTGCAGCTATCATCTCAGCTGAACTTCCTCAAGTGGAGAGAATTTCATCAACACAGAAACCAAAAACCAAACGGCAGACAACCGTTTCTCCTGAAGTGATTCAgcaggttttacaaccacaaacagCCCGACCAACACCAGGTACTTATATATCTCCTGGACCCTACTTAGTTGAATATCCTTATGAGTACCACTTTACCATAAATGAGCCTCAGAAATGTGAGCAGGGGAAGCCGTTTGTGGTTCTAATGGTTCCAGTGGCGCCTCATAACATAGCTCACCGTGAAGTGGTCCGCAGCACCTGGGGAACCGAGAGCCTGGTTCTGGATAAAGTGGTTATGCTGTTCTTCCTGCTGGGGATGCAAACTGGAGATGATTCAAATCAAGTCCATGAGCAGCTGCTGCACGAAAGCAAGGAGCACAAAGACCTGATTCAGAGTGACTTTGTGGACTGTTACAAGAATCTGACCATCAAAACCATGGTGATGCTGGAGTGGTTGAACTTGTACTGCTCCAATGCCTCTTATGCCATGAAGATTGATTCAGATATGTTTCTACATGTGCCCAATCTAGTCCAACTACTCATAAATGCTCCCAAGACAAACTACATGACTGGTCTAGTGGCACATGGTGGTCAAGTGTTAAGAAATCCCTCCTCTAAGTGGTTTCTACCTCATGAGCTCTTCTCTCCGTCAGTCTACCCTCCCTATGCTTTAGGTCTTGGCTACATTTTATCATTAGATCTCACTAATAAGCTCATTGAGGCTTCCAGACATGTTAAAGCCGTTTACATTGAAGATGTGTATTTAGGATTGTGCATGCAGCACCTCGGTCTCGTTCCCACAGATCCCCCTGGGGGGTCACTCTTTCATGTTTTCCCTTTAAAATATGATCAATGTGTTTTCTCTAAGATAATCGCAACCACAGTTGAACCTTTTAATGATCGTGTAAAGATGTGGACACACTTTAAAGCAGAGGGACCGTACTGCTGA